In Nyctibius grandis isolate bNycGra1 unplaced genomic scaffold, bNycGra1.pri scaffold_81_arrow_ctg1, whole genome shotgun sequence, the genomic window TGGGGTGGGTCTGAGCAACGCCGGAGGGGTGTGACGGGGTGTGACGGGGTGTCCCCGGCCCCTCGAGGAATCGGCAGCGACCCCCTCGTCCAGATCCCGTTTGGGGCCAGAAAAGGAGATTttgggcaaaaaaaaccctgtgggAACTGTAATAACTGCGCAGGCGCCGTCCCCACCTTCTCGTCCCTTCGATGATTGTCTTGAGGCAAAGCTTGAAGACCTCGGCGAAGGACCCCAGGAGCTGGCAGTTCTGTGGGTTGAGGGAAAACAACGGGATTGgcacaattcccccttttttttggggtgcACACGGAGGACACCGGCGCCCCCCAACCTCCCCCCGCTTTTTGCCCTCCCAGAGTCCGGCACCGCAGCTCAAATCAACCCCAAACCCACGTGGGAGCGGTTTAGGGGGGAAAATCAGCCCGTCCGCCGCCCCGTGGGGCTGATGGGGGCTTTGGGGGGCACCCAGCCGAGCCCCCCCCACGCCAGGGGTGACGCCAAGGGCGCCCCAGtcctccctcacctccactTGCTCGTGTTTGGCATCCAGGAACGGCCCAAACTGCGGAGAAACGgggaaaaatcagagaaaaccACAAGTGGGGACGACAGGGGGGTTGCCAGCCCCAGGAGCCGAGTTAAAACCGCCacaaaaaaggtatttttaattattcttgttAATTAAGCTCTAAATTTTACCCTGCGACCCCAAAAGAGTCGGGGTAAACCGAGCCTAAGAGGGGAGGCCGAGAAAAGCAGCGCATCCTTTCCGAGCGGGCATCAGGCTGCTCAAAAAGCACGATTTGCTCTTAACACAGGGCTTTTTTGATCACTTTAGGGTGAAAAACGGGGTGTTTCATCACTTTAGAGTGAAAAATTAGGTGTTTTGTCACTTTAGGGTGAAAAATGGGTGTTTTGGGATTACGCCCGTGCTGCCTCTCTCCTCAGCAGCGTTTTTTTACGCTGATTTTCCAGGTTTTGGAACCTCAGCTGCGTTTTCACGCTGCGGCCACTTGTTTTATAACATATAATTGGGTTGGTTGATATAAATAATTGGTTTATATGATAAAACTGGTTTCCCCTGAGACTGGGGggaccccggccccgccgcggcccctcACCAGGACGCAGACGTCGGGGCGGTCGCGGGCGATCACCTCGACGAGGTCGGCGAGCGGGTCGTAGGCGATGCTGTCGGAGGTGGTGTAGGGCCCGCAGGCCACCAGCACCATCCTCTGCTCTGGGGGGACAAGAaagggggggtttggggacaaaaaggggggtttggggacaaAAAGGGGGGGTTTGGGAACAAAAagggggggttggggacacccCAAAACCTTTCCTGGTCTGGGGGGAGGTTTAACACATCCCGGCTTCAAACCGCAGTCAGGGCTCACCTGGGGCCGGCTCCGGCGGCGTGTGGAAGGGCAGAGGCACCCCCTGGGGATAAACCCATAAATTACctcaaaatcttcttttttcaccccaaaaccagCCCCATGACCTGTGTCGCGGGACGCCTGTCACCTCGTAGAGCTTCGAGACCACCATCTTCCTCCCGGTGCTGTTGGTTCCCTCCAGCGCCACGATCTAACGGTGGGTGAGAAAATGGGGTTGGGCTCCAAATtgaggggagggaaggtgggtgctccccccaccccgcaccccAAACCCGCACCTGGCCGGGGAAGAGGGAATATTCCTTCAGCTCCGAGAGGTCGAGGGGGACTTGGCCACCCGAGGAGTGTTCTCGGTCGCCCTCCAGCACCACCGACTTGGCGTTGAGCTTCCCGTTGCTGTCGCAGCCGATCTGGCCCAGCACCGTCACCGGTTCCTGGGGGAGAAGGACAAAACCCAGCTGGTTTTGCCCCAAAACGCTCCCCAAAAGGGGGTGTGGGGTGGTGGGGTGACACCCACCTGCGCCGGGAGCAACACCGAGGCGAAGTCCTCCAGGTGATGGTGGCTCTTCAGCGCGTCACCGAGCTCCTCGATCCTCCACGACAGCACTGGGGGGGAGCACAGGCGTCGTCCGTGCCCCAAAACACCCCCCAAACACCGGGGTGACCCCAAACCGAGGTGGGGGccacctcccccagcccctccccgcGTCACGGCGTCACCTTCCCGCACATCGAGCACTTTCTGGAACATGAATTTGTAGCTTTTTGTCAAATTTTCTTCCGGGGAACCAAAAAGTTTCAGGGTGCAACCGCGGCCGCCCCGACCGCTCCAGGAGGGACCCTCGACGGAGCCGAACGAGGCCACCACCTCGCCCCGGCTGCCGCGCGCCGTGTATTTCTGGGAGGGGGTGACACTGTGGGGACAAAAGAGGGGTGACGGGGACGACCGGTGGCACCACCGTGACGGTGACGGTCCCGGCGCGACGGTTTTACCTCGGGGAGAAGCTGCTGGGAGAGAGAAGCACGTAGGGGCTGTGGGAGCAGGGGGTGCGCTTGGGCCGGGGGTTTTCCGGGGTGGAATTGCTGCGTTTTTGGGAAcgctgagattaaaaaaaaatttaaaaaggatgtTTTAGGgtgaggggggttttggggcagAAAATGGTAAATTTGGGGGTGGGGTTTTGGGGCAGAAAAGGGTAAATTtgggggtgggtttttggggttgAGGTGTTGGCGCGCACCTTGGATGGCGTGGTGTAGGCGTCCAGCAGCTCGTCCTCTTCTTCCTCGTCAAGGCTGCCGGCTCGTTAAGGAGCACCCAAGACCCCCATTTTTGAGGGGACACCCCCCAAGCCGTTAATTCCTCCCATTAACCGGCGCTAACGAGGCCTCGTTTCCGCAGAAGGGGCCGAATGCGCTCTGCTGAGGGGGGTTGATGGGATGTGCCCCCCCCGAGCACCGTAACACCCCGTTTATTTTTAAGGGTCACCCCAAACCCGCGGGATACAGCTCCTGGAGAGAGTGGACGTCGTGGAGGCCACCGTAGCGGTTGTCCCTCTTGCGGGTGACCCTGCTGTCCCGCTTGGCGAGgacctggaggaggaggaagaagaggagtgAGTgtcgtgtgtcccccccccacaccttttcctgggggttttggggtgggggggcgaTATCGGGGGACCCCCCACCTCATGCTCGAAGGCTTCGAGGACGTCGGCGGAGAGCTGGGTGCCAAAGTCCTTGCTGGTGACGAAGGCCAGCAGCTCGTTGGCCAACGCCTCCGGGCCCAGGCGGTGGGTCAGGCACAGCTCCAGCActgcggggagggaggggttAATGggcctggggacccccccaatGTACCCCGAAACCCACCCGTGggccctctgccacccccccaccccctgctctGGACCCTCGGAAAGCCCAACTCACCCCGATACCCCCCAAAACCTGGCAGCTCCCGAAGTCCTGACACCCGTAATGCCCCCCTGTCACCCCCCAAACCACCCGACGCCCCCCAAATGTCTCCCCGACACCCCTAAACCCCTCTCCTGACACCCCCAGAGCACCCAATATCCCCTCAATTTTCCTGACACCCCCAAACCATCTGAAACCCCCAAAATTCTTTCACTgacacccccagacccccctcaACAACCCCCCTGACACCCCCAGACTACCTGGCACCCCCAAAACATCTTCCCTgacacccccagaccccccaatACCCCCTCAAACaaccccccaacacccccaaaACACCTGACACCCTCAAACAACGCCCCTGACACCCCCAGACTCCCCAAACTCCCCtcaaacaaccccaaaacacctTCCCTGACATCCCCAGAGCACTTAATACCTCTTCAAACAACCCCCTGACACCCCCGACCCCCCAAATACCCCCTCAAACCACCCCCCTGACACCCCCAAAACACCTGACACCCCCAAACAACCCTCATAACACCCCCAGAAGCCCCGAAACCCCCTCAAACAATCCCCGACCCCAACAAGCCACCCAatacccccccaaacccctcccatgacacccccagaccccccaaaCCGCATTAACACCCCCCTACCTCCTCCCCAACACCCGTTAGCACCCCCGGGCCGTTCCCCCCCGGTGCCCTCACGCTTGTCGGGCACGTCCTCGCCCTCGCAGCGCAGCTCGAAGAGCCGCAGCTCCCGCAGCACCGCCTCGGCCGACACCGGCCCCGGCTCCGGCTCCGGCTCCGCCATCGCCCTCACGAAAAGCCCGCGCGGGCGCGACACCGCCGCGCTTGACGGCAGCGGGGGGGGAGTGGGCGGGGCCGAGCCTTATAAGGAAATGGGCGTGGTATCGCGGGGGAAAGGAGGCAGAGCTATGCAGATATCGAAGGTTAACCGGCCAATGGGAGAGGGatgggcggggagggggcgtggccgACGCTCCCGTATCTGCCCCCGCCTCGAGGGGAGGAAAAAGGCGGGAATTTTCCCGCCCCGAGGGGAGGAAAAAGGCGGGAATTTTCCCGCCCTCCCGGCGTTTCTTCACAGCGCTGAGGCGGGAAATGGCGCCTCACGGGGAACCACCCGGGGGGACCGGGCTGGGCCCTGGAGGGACCGTCCCCGGCCTGGGCACGCTGCCCCGGGCAAAGGAGGACCACCCAGATCCCTGATGAGATCCACCCGGGTCCCTGACAGGACTCACCCCGGCTGAGGaggctccagctccagccccagccccgtcGTGTCTCCGCGCGTCCCCTCACGCCTCTTCAACCCCATTGAGGCCACAGCAGCCTCATcctgcagcccccctccccaggacccTGCCGCAAGGTGGGTTTTTATATAGAACAACCAAAAATCCCCATTTCTAAGCTCTTAACATACATtagctgtggggttttttttgcatctggGTGGTAAAAGCGTCGCGTCGAGCACTGGCGCTCCTGGGATTCACCCTGAGGTAAAGCTGGAagctggagggaggggaaaaggaccGGCAGGAGAAGAGCTTTGATTTTAATAAcgtttcttgttttttttcccttatttttaacttatacaattaaaaaaaccaccattATGGCACCCGGTAGGCAGAAGATCCCTGACTGAGGCGCTGAGAAAGAGCGCGGAAGCGAGAGGCGATGGCGGTCACATCGGAGGGCCCGGACCTTGGGTGAGACCCGGTGTCACCCCCCTGGGGGGCtcaaaaaggcacaaaaaatGTGAGAATTCCCCCCAAAAGAGCCGTGCGAGAGGCGAGGCGAGGAGTGTTTCTTTGGCAAAGCACGCGGCGGGGAGCCCCGTGGCCCGGTTGGGGGTGGGCGCGACACCttcacccccccaccccccgtcCCCTCTTTTATGCTgaaaaaagcctaaaaaaagggaaaaaccgGCGTGGTTCTCGTGGGCTCCCGCGGCGAAGGCACGTGGAGGGCCGGGGGTCGGGTCAGGCGAACATGGTGAGCTGTAGCCActgcgggaggaggaggaggaggatgatgaaggTGTGAGGGGTGTCGGCGGGTGTCAGCCCCCCGCAGCACCCGCAGGTACCTGCAGCAAGTCAAAGGTGACGACGCCGTCCTGGTCCACGTCCATGGCTTGGAAAAACCCTgcggggagggaaagggggtgGTTTGAGGGGGAAAATGGGGCAGGATTTAAGGGGAAAagtggggaaaagcagcaggattTAAGGGGGGAAATTAGAAAAACGGGGAAGGatttaaggggaaaaattaggaaaacaaggaaatatttaaagggaaaagctgggaaaaaacagcaggatttaagggaaaaatgaggaaaacgAGGAAGGATTTAAGaagaagttggaaaaaaaaggcaggatttaaggggaaaaatgaggaaaatgaggCAAGATTTAAGGggaaaagctgggaaaaaaacagcaggatTTAAGGGGCAAAATTAGAAAAACTGAGCAGGATTTAAGGGggaaagtcaggaaaaaaaacacttttcctgtTAAAGCCTGTGGGTTTTTCtccaattttttcctttccactctgTGGAAAAGTTAAATTCTGGGAAAATCTGGAAAAACCCATCAGGAGTTGAGGGGAAAACTGcagaatttaacaaaaaaagtgaaaaaaagcgCAGGATTTAAAGGAAAAGTTGGAAAACACAGCACGGTTTAAGGTGAAAACGTTGGAAAACCCCcagttttctgttcagaagtgcaaaaaagcagcagggttTAACAGGAAAAGTTGGAAAACAggatttaacagaaaaaaaaaaatgagtattttctacattttcagcTTAAATCCTGCTTTTTTGGGGTTTCCTGCTAAGTGTTGTGGggttttccatttttccccttaacttctgtggggtttttccaACTTTTCCCCAGAATTGAATGAGGAAAgtaggggaaaacaaaaatattttaaatccagtttttccccattttttcctgttaaattctGGAGGAAACGGGGCAGGATGGGCCAAAATGGTGGTTTTTGGGGAGCGGGCAGCGTCGCTCACGGAACATGGTCTCCAGGCGCACGAGGCAGCAGACGAAGTTGTCGAAGTCGATGGCCAGGTCGGGCTCTGCGTAGCGGGTGATGAGCAGCTCGTGcagttttttgtttaatttatagCCTTTTtaggacaaaaaaacccttaattaAACCCTGGTGGTGTTAATGAATCCCCCGGGGGTTAATTGCCGGGGCGAGGCGCTGACCTGCCGCTTCCAGCGCCAGCCGCATCTCGTAGGCGCTCATGCTCCCCGACTTGTCCAGGTCGAACTTGCGGAAGATGGCCTGCGAggcgacccccccccccccccaaaaagggGGGTCACCCCTGAGGAGAgagaccccaaaacccccccgttccaccccaaaacccccccgttccaccccaaaaccccccgttccaccccaaaaccccccgtTCCCCCCCAAACCCGCCCCCAGACCCACCAGGTAGTTGCGGATCCTGTTCCACAAGACGTTGAACTCCACCAGCCCCAGCTTCCCGTTGCCGTCTTTCTACGGGGTGGACGGGGGTTAAGGAaaggggggggtgggtggggggtggTGTGACCCCCCCGGGGGGCAGtg contains:
- the POLA2 gene encoding DNA polymerase alpha subunit B → MAEPEPEPGPVSAEAVLRELRLFELRCEGEDVPDKLLELCLTHRLGPEALANELLAFVTSKDFGTQLSADVLEAFEHEVLAKRDSRVTRKRDNRYGGLHDVHSLQELLDEEEEDELLDAYTTPSKRSQKRSNSTPENPRPKRTPCSHSPYVLLSPSSFSPSVTPSQKYTARGSRGEVVASFGSVEGPSWSGRGGRGCTLKLFGSPEENLTKSYKFMFQKVLDVREVLSWRIEELGDALKSHHHLEDFASVLLPAQEPVTVLGQIGCDSNGKLNAKSVVLEGDREHSSGGQVPLDLSELKEYSLFPGQIVALEGTNSTGRKMVVSKLYEGVPLPFHTPPEPAPEQRMVLVACGPYTTSDSIAYDPLADLVEVIARDRPDVCVLFGPFLDAKHEQVENCQLLGSFAEVFKLCLKTIIEGTRSAGSHLVFIPSLRDVHHDYVYPQPPFLYPELPKDDKSRVHLVSDPCTLDVDGVVLGLTSTDLLFHMSAEEVSSSSGISDRFTRILKHILTQRSYYPLYPPSEELNVDYESFYSYSSLPVTPDVLVTPSELRYFVKDVLGCICINPGRLTKGQVGGTYGRLYLQREDAEGERRSPCVAAQVVKI